One genomic region from Kamptonema formosum PCC 6407 encodes:
- the purL gene encoding phosphoribosylformylglycinamidine synthase subunit PurL — protein sequence MSLAPFSPEEIAAEGLKPEEYEEIVKRLNRHPNKAELGMFGVMWSEHCCYKNSRPLLKQFPTTGDRILVGPGENAGVIDLGNGIQLAFKIESHNHPSAVEPFQGAATGVGGILRDIFTMGARPIAVLNSLRFGSLDDAKTRRLFTGVVSGISHYGNCIGVPTVGGEIYFNSAYSGNPLVNVMALGLMETPEIVKSGASGIGNPVLYVGSTTGRDGMGGASFASAELTDKSVDDRPAVQVGDPFLEKSLVEACLEAFKTGAVVAAQDMGAAGITCSTSEMAAKGGVGIEFDLDKIPVRETGMVPYEYLLSESQERMLFVAHKGREQELIDIFHRWGLQAVIAGQVIAEPIVRILFKGEIAAEIPATALAENTPIYHHKLLTELPEYVKKAWEWSANSLPPCTINGIEIAEEFQTWNEILLTLLDTPTIASKSWVYRQYDHQVQNNTVMLPGAADAAIIRLRPLEPPQPPLGKGGQESVEVPVGKGDLGGIEVPVGKGDLGGIEVPLSKGDLGGIEVPLTKGDLGGSSFKKGVAATVDCNSRYVYLDPYEGAKAVVAEAARNLSCVGAEPLAVTDNLNFGSPEKPIGYWQLAESCRGIADACRELGTPVTGGNVSLYNETLDSEGKPASIYPTPVIGMVGLIPDLTKICGQGWQESGDLIYLLGNLTSDDSKEDGNLTTNVTLGGSEYLATIHGIVGGKPPRVNLDLEKRVQSACREGIRNGWVRSAHDCAEGGMAIAIAESCISAKLGAEINLNVNLATGKRWDEVLFGERGNTILVSVAPENEAVWVSYLEEHLPNLWQKLGQVGTVKAPLRVVTNDGQSLIEVTIEEMCDRFYNAIERRLGSD from the coding sequence ATGTCATTAGCCCCATTCTCCCCAGAAGAAATCGCCGCTGAAGGTCTAAAACCTGAAGAATACGAAGAAATTGTCAAACGGCTAAATCGCCATCCCAACAAGGCTGAATTAGGAATGTTTGGCGTGATGTGGTCAGAACATTGCTGCTATAAAAATTCGCGGCCGCTACTCAAACAATTTCCCACCACAGGCGATCGCATTCTCGTCGGCCCCGGAGAAAATGCCGGCGTTATAGACTTAGGTAATGGCATCCAACTCGCCTTTAAAATCGAATCCCACAATCACCCTTCAGCAGTAGAACCATTCCAAGGTGCAGCCACCGGAGTCGGCGGAATTTTGCGAGATATATTCACAATGGGGGCGCGTCCCATTGCTGTATTAAACTCCCTCCGTTTTGGTTCCTTAGATGATGCTAAAACTCGGCGATTATTCACAGGTGTAGTATCAGGAATTTCCCATTATGGTAATTGCATTGGCGTTCCAACCGTCGGCGGCGAAATTTACTTTAACTCCGCCTATTCTGGCAATCCCTTAGTTAATGTCATGGCCCTGGGGTTAATGGAAACACCAGAAATAGTTAAATCCGGTGCATCTGGCATTGGTAATCCAGTGCTTTATGTTGGTTCAACTACTGGCAGAGATGGCATGGGCGGCGCAAGTTTCGCCAGTGCAGAATTAACCGATAAATCAGTTGACGATCGCCCCGCCGTGCAAGTAGGAGATCCCTTCTTAGAAAAATCATTAGTTGAAGCTTGCTTAGAAGCATTTAAAACAGGTGCAGTAGTAGCAGCCCAAGATATGGGTGCAGCCGGCATCACTTGTTCCACATCAGAAATGGCAGCCAAAGGTGGGGTTGGAATTGAATTTGATTTAGATAAAATCCCAGTTCGAGAAACAGGAATGGTTCCCTATGAATATCTCCTTTCCGAATCACAAGAACGGATGTTATTTGTGGCTCACAAAGGGCGCGAACAAGAGTTAATTGATATTTTTCACCGTTGGGGACTCCAAGCCGTCATCGCTGGTCAAGTCATTGCCGAACCAATCGTGCGAATTTTATTTAAGGGAGAAATTGCCGCCGAAATTCCCGCAACTGCTTTAGCAGAGAATACGCCCATTTATCACCATAAATTGTTGACAGAATTGCCCGAATATGTAAAGAAAGCTTGGGAATGGTCAGCTAATTCTTTGCCTCCTTGTACAATTAATGGTATTGAAATTGCCGAAGAGTTTCAAACTTGGAATGAAATTTTATTGACACTACTAGATACGCCGACAATTGCTTCTAAAAGTTGGGTTTATCGACAGTACGACCATCAAGTACAAAATAACACTGTAATGCTTCCCGGTGCAGCCGATGCAGCGATTATCCGATTGCGTCCGTTGGAACCCCCCCAACCCCCCCTTGGTAAGGGGGGGCAAGAAAGTGTTGAAGTCCCCGTTGGTAAGGGGGATTTAGGGGGTATTGAAGTCCCCGTTGGTAAGGGGGATTTAGGGGGTATTGAAGTCCCCCTTAGTAAGGGAGATTTAGGGGGTATTGAAGTCCCCCTTACCAAGGGGGATTTAGGGGGTTCTTCCTTTAAAAAAGGAGTAGCAGCAACAGTTGATTGTAATTCCCGCTATGTTTATCTTGACCCCTACGAAGGTGCAAAAGCGGTTGTCGCCGAAGCAGCAAGAAATCTAAGTTGTGTGGGTGCAGAACCTTTGGCAGTTACAGATAATTTAAATTTTGGTTCTCCTGAAAAACCGATTGGTTATTGGCAATTAGCAGAATCTTGTCGCGGTATTGCCGATGCTTGTCGGGAATTAGGAACACCTGTCACTGGCGGTAATGTTTCTCTTTACAATGAAACTCTGGATTCTGAGGGTAAACCTGCATCAATTTATCCTACTCCTGTGATTGGAATGGTGGGGTTAATTCCAGATTTAACTAAGATTTGTGGTCAAGGTTGGCAGGAATCTGGAGATTTAATCTATTTACTCGGAAATCTGACATCAGATGATAGTAAAGAAGATGGTAATTTGACAACAAATGTTACTTTAGGAGGTTCTGAATATTTAGCAACAATTCACGGCATTGTTGGGGGAAAACCGCCGAGAGTTAATTTAGATTTAGAAAAGCGGGTGCAATCAGCTTGTCGGGAGGGTATTCGTAATGGTTGGGTACGTTCGGCCCATGATTGCGCTGAGGGTGGAATGGCGATCGCGATCGCTGAATCCTGTATTTCTGCTAAACTAGGAGCCGAGATTAATCTTAACGTTAATTTGGCAACTGGTAAGCGTTGGGATGAAGTTTTGTTCGGGGAACGGGGGAATACGATTTTAGTTTCAGTTGCGCCGGAAAATGAGGCGGTTTGGGTATCTTATTTAGAGGAACATTTGCCGAATTTGTGGCAAAAACTGGGTCAAGTTGGTACTGTAAAAGCGCCTTTACGGGTTGTGACAAATGATGGTCAATCTTTAATTGAGGTAACGATTGAGGAGATGTGCGATCGCTTTTACAATGCTATTGAACGTCGCTTAGGATCTGATTAA
- a CDS encoding ATP-binding protein: MKTRHSSKEQAFSLQLVLIIPFVLQIFGAVSLVGYLSFRNGQKAVNELANQLMERTNSMVNQHLDSYLSIPHKVSQINADAIRMGLLDVRDRKTVGKYFWHQMQAYDLTYIGIGLTTGEGAGAGSYDGKTVVIDDWSAKLPNNCYTYATDDRGNRTKLATITDWDNFTMPWYTEPVKAGKPVWSGIYTWNYPNYPFIVASAGRPIYDAQNRLLGIVGADIHLLKLSDFLRSMKVSQSGQVFILERNGMLIANSAKEQPFVLVKNEIQRLKAIESGNPLVQGIAKQLQQRFKNFQNITEAKQLKFDLKEEPYYLHVTPWRDKYGLDWLVVVSVPESEFMAEINANTRTTIFLCLGALGVASAMGIFTSRWVVQPILRLNQASKAMASGNLDQAVEDSGIKELNTLAQSFNYMAKQVGESFTALEKSNEELENRVEVRTVELKNALSELHSTQAQVIQSEKMSSLGELVAGVAHEINNPVNFIHGNLTHAEDYIQNLLYFVQLYQQQYPQPTPEIQTVAEEIDLDFLQEDLPRILSSMRIGTDRIRQIVLSLRNFSRKDEADIKAVDIHEGIDSTLMILQHRLKGQSGRPEIETIKDYGTLPLVECYAGQLNQVFMNILTNAIDAIEEGNANRTFEEVEVNPGRIKIRTSVTADQWVQIAIADNGPGIPEDIQQRIFNPFFTTKAIGKGTGMGMSISYQIITEKHRGKLKCSSTLGQGTEFAIEIPIQQ; encoded by the coding sequence ATGAAGACGCGACATTCCAGCAAAGAACAAGCATTCTCTTTGCAGCTTGTTCTTATTATTCCATTCGTTCTGCAAATCTTTGGAGCGGTAAGTCTAGTTGGATATTTATCCTTCAGAAATGGTCAGAAAGCTGTAAATGAGCTGGCAAACCAACTGATGGAACGAACCAATAGCATGGTAAATCAACATCTGGATTCTTATTTATCTATCCCTCATAAAGTGAGCCAGATAAATGCCGATGCGATTCGGATGGGATTGCTGGATGTGCGCGATCGCAAAACAGTCGGAAAGTATTTCTGGCATCAGATGCAGGCCTATGACCTGACTTACATCGGCATCGGACTAACGACGGGTGAGGGAGCAGGAGCTGGTAGTTATGATGGCAAAACAGTGGTGATTGATGATTGGAGTGCCAAGCTTCCAAACAATTGCTACACCTACGCCACCGATGACCGGGGTAATCGCACCAAATTGGCTACGATTACTGATTGGGACAACTTCACCATGCCCTGGTATACGGAACCTGTGAAAGCAGGTAAACCCGTCTGGTCGGGGATTTATACCTGGAATTATCCCAATTATCCCTTTATCGTTGCTTCGGCGGGTCGTCCTATCTATGACGCACAAAATCGCTTGCTAGGAATAGTCGGAGCCGACATTCACCTGTTAAAACTGAGCGATTTCTTGCGAAGTATGAAAGTCAGTCAGTCAGGACAGGTTTTCATTCTGGAACGGAATGGGATGTTAATTGCCAATTCTGCGAAAGAGCAGCCCTTTGTTCTCGTTAAGAACGAGATCCAGCGTTTGAAGGCGATAGAAAGTGGCAACCCCCTAGTGCAGGGAATTGCCAAACAACTCCAGCAACGCTTTAAAAATTTCCAGAACATTACCGAAGCCAAACAACTTAAGTTTGATTTAAAGGAAGAGCCTTATTATCTTCATGTCACCCCTTGGCGCGACAAATATGGATTGGATTGGTTAGTAGTAGTGAGCGTACCAGAAAGCGAATTTATGGCAGAGATTAACGCTAACACTCGCACCACTATCTTTCTCTGTTTAGGGGCATTAGGAGTCGCTTCTGCGATGGGTATTTTCACGTCCCGCTGGGTTGTGCAGCCCATTCTCCGTCTAAATCAGGCAAGTAAGGCAATGGCATCTGGTAACTTAGATCAGGCTGTGGAAGATAGCGGAATTAAAGAACTAAACACACTTGCCCAATCCTTTAATTACATGGCGAAACAAGTGGGCGAATCCTTTACGGCGTTAGAAAAAAGTAATGAAGAACTAGAAAATCGGGTGGAAGTACGCACTGTTGAACTTAAAAATGCTTTAAGTGAATTACATAGCACTCAAGCGCAGGTGATTCAGAGTGAAAAAATGTCTAGTTTGGGGGAATTAGTTGCGGGAGTTGCCCATGAAATTAACAATCCGGTTAACTTCATTCATGGCAATCTCACTCATGCTGAAGATTACATTCAAAATTTATTATATTTTGTTCAGCTTTATCAACAGCAATATCCTCAACCGACTCCAGAAATTCAAACTGTAGCCGAGGAAATCGATCTGGATTTCTTGCAAGAAGACTTACCCCGCATTTTGTCTTCTATGCGGATAGGTACGGATCGCATTCGGCAGATTGTACTCTCACTGCGTAACTTTTCGCGTAAGGACGAAGCTGATATTAAGGCAGTGGATATTCATGAAGGTATTGACAGCACTCTCATGATTTTGCAACATCGTCTCAAAGGGCAATCAGGACGACCAGAAATTGAGACGATCAAAGATTATGGCACTTTACCTTTGGTGGAATGTTACGCCGGACAACTCAATCAAGTGTTTATGAATATTCTCACCAATGCGATCGATGCAATCGAAGAGGGGAATGCCAATCGAACGTTTGAGGAAGTTGAGGTAAATCCTGGTCGAATCAAAATTAGAACTTCTGTAACTGCTGACCAATGGGTGCAGATTGCGATCGCAGATAACGGCCCTGGCATTCCCGAAGATATTCAACAAAGGATATTTAATCCATTCTTCACAACTAAGGCGATTGGGAAAGGCACTGGCATGGGGATGTCGATTAGCTATCAAATTATTACAGAAAAACATCGCGGAAAATTGAAGTGTTCCTCTACCCTTGGTCAGGGAACTGAGTTTGCGATCGAAATTCCCATTCAGCAATAA
- the clpP gene encoding ATP-dependent Clp endopeptidase proteolytic subunit ClpP, with the protein MGQFRLLYYIHLLSNFCLYLWQLSAIRIKIKKSYVNRKALSMIPTVIEQSGRGERAFDIYSRLLRDRIVFLGQQVTSDLANLIVAQLLFLDAEDPEKDIYLYINSPGGSVTAGMGIFDTMNHIRPEVSTICLGLAASMGAFLLSAGAKGKRMTLPHSRIMIHQPLGGAQGQATDIEIQAKEILYHKRRLNEHLAAHTGQPLSRIEEDTERDFFMSAAEATEYGLVDLVIDRRPSATRPIVAVPS; encoded by the coding sequence ATGGGTCAATTTCGACTTTTGTATTATATCCACCTACTCAGTAATTTCTGCCTTTACTTGTGGCAACTGTCAGCCATTAGGATTAAAATTAAGAAAAGTTACGTGAACAGGAAGGCTCTGTCAATGATTCCAACAGTTATCGAACAATCGGGTCGCGGAGAACGGGCCTTTGATATATACTCGCGGCTGCTGCGCGATCGCATCGTCTTCCTCGGACAGCAGGTGACATCTGACCTGGCCAACCTAATCGTTGCCCAACTGCTATTTTTAGACGCAGAAGACCCAGAGAAAGATATTTATCTCTATATCAACTCACCAGGGGGTTCAGTCACCGCAGGGATGGGTATTTTTGACACCATGAACCACATCCGGCCAGAGGTTTCGACGATTTGTCTTGGTTTAGCGGCCAGTATGGGTGCTTTTCTCCTCAGCGCAGGTGCCAAAGGTAAACGGATGACTCTGCCTCATTCCCGGATTATGATTCACCAACCTTTAGGCGGTGCCCAAGGTCAAGCAACTGACATTGAGATTCAGGCGAAAGAAATTCTTTACCACAAAAGACGCTTGAACGAACATTTGGCGGCCCACACTGGTCAACCTCTCAGCCGGATTGAGGAAGACACCGAACGGGATTTCTTTATGTCGGCAGCAGAGGCAACGGAATATGGTCTTGTCGATCTAGTGATTGACCGCCGCCCTTCTGCTACGCGCCCCATAGTTGCTGTCCCTAGTTAG
- a CDS encoding phytanoyl-CoA dioxygenase family protein, protein MNPTTIKAQWDEYGYVIIPQLLDVIQIDELKKICDRIWEQWVRESLAPEEAANFTNMAFLTEERYFINYHSQLQFLLNTIANPQIVNLLYQISGRELLFYNTQYFFNPASYTRSGDWHRDQQFDAPDEETEKARMQNTIGIHLHISFLRDNNLEYVPGSHKRWDFPEELEIRKGLNGMEKNFADMPNAQSINLQPGDGVFFDAWGIHRGNYIASIPRRTFDIIYGTPPDWCVPSPTCFLQQNTLEGLSETTRAFFYKFIETYKDKWC, encoded by the coding sequence ATGAATCCAACAACTATTAAAGCCCAATGGGATGAATATGGCTATGTTATTATCCCACAACTATTAGATGTTATACAGATTGACGAGCTTAAAAAAATTTGCGATCGCATTTGGGAACAATGGGTAAGGGAATCCCTTGCTCCCGAAGAAGCTGCTAACTTCACAAATATGGCTTTTTTAACTGAAGAACGTTATTTTATTAATTACCATAGTCAGCTTCAATTCTTATTAAATACTATTGCTAATCCCCAAATTGTTAACCTATTATATCAAATATCTGGGCGAGAGCTTTTGTTTTACAATACGCAATATTTCTTTAATCCAGCCAGCTATACTCGCAGCGGAGATTGGCATCGCGACCAGCAATTTGACGCGCCAGATGAGGAAACTGAAAAAGCAAGAATGCAAAACACTATTGGCATTCACCTCCACATTAGTTTTCTCCGTGATAATAATTTAGAGTACGTACCTGGTTCCCACAAGCGCTGGGATTTTCCAGAAGAACTTGAAATTAGGAAAGGATTAAATGGTATGGAGAAAAACTTCGCTGATATGCCCAATGCACAAAGCATTAATCTTCAACCGGGAGATGGTGTATTTTTTGACGCATGGGGAATTCATCGTGGTAATTATATTGCCAGTATTCCTCGGCGCACTTTCGATATCATTTACGGAACGCCTCCTGACTGGTGTGTACCATCTCCAACGTGCTTTTTACAACAAAATACGCTGGAAGGATTATCAGAGACAACACGGGCATTTTTTTATAAATTCATCGAAACTTATAAAGATAAGTGGTGCTAA
- a CDS encoding acyltransferase family protein, translating to MRLTSLDVFRGIAIASMILVNNPGSWDYVYPPLDHAEWNGCTPTDLIFPFFLFAVGAAMSFSLSKYTEENPPISTVYWRILRRATLLFLLGLLLNSFSIFLDVLLNGSPIENFGKIRILGVLQRISLAYFLAAIAILNLSSRNLRILAATLLLGYWGALTLIPVPGYGANLLTPEGNLGAYIDRLILGTQHLYRQGQYDPESLLGTLPAIATVLAGYFTTQWLRVQPIKTRTTWNLVIFGLASLTIGQLWGFWFPINKQLWTSSYVLLTAGWAILLLAICYETIEVRRWQWGRPFEIMGLNAIFVFVASGFVARILLKTHIGSGEKPPTTYTWIYENFFRPWAGAMNGSLAFALTTVLFWWVILYLMYRRGWFLKI from the coding sequence ATGCGCCTGACATCTCTTGACGTTTTTCGAGGAATTGCGATCGCTTCCATGATTCTTGTCAATAATCCTGGGAGTTGGGATTACGTCTATCCTCCTCTAGACCATGCAGAATGGAATGGTTGCACGCCTACAGACTTAATATTTCCTTTCTTCCTCTTCGCTGTTGGTGCGGCGATGTCTTTTTCCTTATCGAAATATACTGAAGAAAACCCACCGATATCGACAGTTTATTGGCGCATTTTACGCCGCGCAACCTTGCTTTTTCTATTAGGTTTACTGCTTAATAGCTTCTCAATTTTTCTGGACGTACTTCTCAATGGTTCCCCAATTGAGAATTTTGGTAAAATCCGTATTTTGGGAGTATTGCAACGCATTAGTTTAGCTTATTTTTTAGCCGCGATCGCAATTCTCAATCTCTCCTCCCGCAACCTGCGAATACTCGCAGCTACGCTACTTTTAGGCTACTGGGGTGCATTAACCTTAATTCCAGTTCCCGGTTACGGCGCAAACCTCCTGACCCCAGAAGGCAATTTAGGCGCATATATCGATCGCCTAATTCTCGGAACCCAACACCTCTACCGTCAAGGACAATACGATCCAGAATCACTATTGGGCACATTACCCGCGATCGCCACAGTGCTTGCGGGTTATTTTACAACTCAATGGCTGCGAGTTCAACCAATCAAAACTCGTACTACTTGGAATTTAGTAATATTCGGCCTCGCTTCCCTAACAATTGGTCAACTTTGGGGATTCTGGTTTCCTATTAACAAACAACTCTGGACAAGTTCTTATGTTCTTCTCACCGCAGGCTGGGCCATCCTATTACTTGCTATCTGCTACGAAACAATTGAAGTCCGTCGCTGGCAATGGGGACGACCATTTGAAATCATGGGATTAAATGCAATTTTTGTCTTTGTTGCTTCCGGTTTTGTCGCCAGAATCTTACTAAAAACTCACATTGGCAGTGGTGAAAAGCCTCCAACAACCTATACTTGGATTTACGAGAACTTTTTTCGACCTTGGGCCGGCGCGATGAATGGTTCTCTCGCTTTTGCCCTAACTACGGTATTATTTTGGTGGGTTATTCTTTATCTAATGTATCGGCGCGGCTGGTTCTTAAAAATTTGA
- a CDS encoding heavy metal translocating P-type ATPase, with protein sequence MNNARFKLRGMSCASCANNIEQAILSVPGVRECSVNFGAEIATVTYDSQKTDIKTIQDAVDVAGYTAQLIQAQDIFSTGNDAEEREKQAETQQLLQKVWIGGIVSTILLIGSLPMMLGISIPFIPEWMHNPWLQLVLTTPVQFGCARSFYVNAWKALKRHAATMDTLVALGTGSAYLYSIFATFSPSFFTAQGLSADVYYEASAVIITLILLGKLLESRAKKQTSESLRKLMGLQPKTARVIRNDREVDIPTAEVVLGDIILVRPGEKIAVDGEIVDGSSTIDEAMVTGESIPVKKRPGDEVIGATINKTGSFKFRATRVGKDTFLAQIVQLVQQAQGSKAPIQRLADRVTGWFVPVVIAIAIATFIIWYNVMGNITIALITTVSVLIVACPCALGLATPTSIMVGTGKGAENGILIKGAESLELAHKLQVIVLDKTGTITQGKPTVTNFVAINGTANSNELKLISLAAAVERNSEHPLAEAVVQYARSQGVDLTESQDFEAIPGSGVQGYVSNQFVQIGTHRWMQELEINTNPLQQHWERLEYLGKTVIWLAVDGKMEGIMGISDAVKPSSIDAIKTLQKMGLEVVMLTGDNRRTAEVIAREVGIKRAIAEVRPDRKADRVKSLQAEGKIVAMVGDGINDAPALAQADVGIAIGTGTDVAIAASDITLISGDLQGIVTAIQLSHATIQNIKQNLFFAFIYNVAGIPIAAGLLYPVFGWLLNPIVAGMAMAFSSVSVVTNALRLRNFSSNRSYAKKRGFSEKYQFLN encoded by the coding sequence ATGAATAATGCCAGATTCAAATTGCGAGGAATGAGTTGTGCTTCTTGTGCTAATAACATTGAACAAGCTATCCTTTCTGTTCCAGGTGTGAGAGAATGTAGCGTCAACTTTGGTGCTGAAATTGCCACTGTTACCTATGACTCCCAAAAAACTGATATTAAGACAATTCAAGATGCGGTTGATGTGGCTGGATACACAGCGCAACTCATCCAAGCACAAGATATATTTAGTACAGGTAACGATGCTGAAGAGCGAGAAAAACAGGCAGAAACTCAACAGTTACTCCAGAAAGTTTGGATAGGTGGAATTGTCAGCACCATTCTCTTAATTGGATCTTTGCCAATGATGCTTGGAATTTCTATTCCTTTCATTCCCGAATGGATGCACAATCCTTGGCTGCAATTGGTATTAACTACACCCGTACAGTTTGGGTGTGCTCGTAGTTTTTATGTTAATGCTTGGAAAGCTCTAAAACGTCATGCTGCGACAATGGATACTTTAGTAGCCCTTGGTACTGGCTCTGCGTATCTTTACTCTATATTCGCAACTTTTTCTCCCAGCTTCTTTACGGCTCAAGGCTTAAGTGCTGATGTTTACTATGAAGCATCTGCTGTGATTATTACTCTGATTTTGTTGGGAAAATTGCTAGAGAGTCGTGCGAAAAAGCAGACCTCAGAATCCCTACGTAAATTGATGGGATTGCAACCAAAAACAGCTCGTGTTATTCGCAACGATCGAGAAGTCGATATCCCAACGGCTGAAGTAGTTTTAGGTGATATAATTCTAGTACGTCCTGGTGAAAAAATTGCAGTTGATGGCGAGATCGTGGATGGTTCCTCTACCATTGATGAAGCGATGGTGACAGGGGAAAGTATACCCGTAAAAAAACGACCAGGGGATGAGGTAATTGGAGCCACAATTAATAAAACTGGTAGCTTTAAATTCCGAGCTACGCGAGTTGGGAAAGATACATTCTTAGCACAAATTGTACAATTAGTACAGCAAGCACAGGGTTCCAAAGCACCGATTCAAAGATTAGCCGATCGAGTAACGGGATGGTTTGTACCTGTGGTAATTGCAATCGCGATCGCGACTTTTATTATTTGGTACAATGTCATGGGTAACATTACCATTGCGTTGATTACTACTGTGAGCGTTCTGATCGTTGCTTGTCCCTGTGCTTTGGGTTTAGCTACGCCAACTTCAATCATGGTGGGAACAGGCAAAGGTGCAGAAAATGGCATTTTAATTAAAGGAGCAGAAAGTCTAGAATTGGCGCATAAATTGCAAGTAATAGTTCTCGATAAAACAGGGACGATTACCCAAGGAAAGCCGACTGTTACTAACTTTGTAGCTATTAATGGCACTGCTAATAGTAATGAGTTAAAGCTAATCTCTTTAGCAGCAGCAGTTGAACGAAATTCCGAACATCCTCTGGCTGAAGCTGTTGTGCAGTACGCGCGATCGCAAGGTGTGGATTTAACAGAATCTCAGGATTTTGAAGCGATACCTGGTAGTGGCGTACAAGGATATGTATCTAATCAATTCGTGCAGATTGGAACTCATCGCTGGATGCAAGAACTAGAGATTAATACTAATCCATTACAGCAACACTGGGAGCGATTGGAATATCTTGGTAAAACAGTAATTTGGCTGGCAGTTGATGGTAAGATGGAAGGAATTATGGGGATTTCAGATGCGGTTAAACCTTCTTCGATCGATGCCATTAAAACTTTGCAAAAGATGGGTTTAGAAGTCGTAATGTTAACTGGAGATAATCGCCGCACTGCTGAAGTAATTGCCCGTGAAGTTGGCATTAAACGAGCGATCGCAGAGGTTCGCCCGGATCGGAAAGCCGATCGAGTAAAAAGTCTGCAAGCAGAAGGTAAGATTGTCGCAATGGTTGGAGATGGTATTAATGATGCGCCAGCATTAGCTCAAGCAGATGTGGGAATAGCAATTGGAACGGGAACAGATGTAGCGATCGCAGCTAGCGATATCACTTTGATTTCTGGCGATTTGCAGGGAATTGTTACTGCAATTCAACTATCTCATGCCACCATCCAAAATATTAAACAAAATCTGTTCTTTGCCTTCATCTACAATGTGGCAGGTATCCCAATTGCGGCGGGTCTTCTCTACCCGGTGTTTGGCTGGCTATTGAATCCGATAGTTGCGGGTATGGCGATGGCTTTTAGTTCGGTTTCTGTAGTCACAAACGCATTACGATTGCGAAATTTTTCATCAAATAGGAGTTACGCAAAGAAACGGGGTTTCTCTGAAAAATATCAGTTTCTCAATTAG
- a CDS encoding heavy-metal-associated domain-containing protein, translating to MTLQLKVPKMACSACVNTIAKAVQSIDPAANVEADPKTKLVKIQTVKPESAIREAIADAGYPAA from the coding sequence ATGACATTACAGCTCAAAGTTCCCAAAATGGCTTGTTCTGCTTGTGTAAACACGATCGCTAAAGCAGTTCAAAGTATTGACCCAGCCGCTAATGTTGAGGCCGATCCTAAGACCAAATTGGTCAAGATTCAAACAGTTAAGCCTGAAAGTGCAATTAGGGAAGCGATCGCAGACGCAGGCTACCCTGCTGCTTAA
- a CDS encoding DUF305 domain-containing protein, which produces MQLISLKTGFVALTFTAIAALAGGILAGCSNAPSSQSQPSTSPAATSVNNQQETVQNSGMSGMNHSMSMDLGPADADYDLRFIDAMIQHHQGAVNMAQEVLNKSQRAETKKLAGDIIKAQEKEINQMKQWRTDWYPKASSTPTAYDAKMGHNMAMTPEQMNSMMMSMDLGVADAQFDLRFINAMIPHHEGALVMAKDALIKSNRPEIKNLSQDILTSQQKEIEQMKQWRTAW; this is translated from the coding sequence ATGCAACTTATATCCTTAAAAACTGGCTTTGTAGCATTAACTTTCACCGCCATAGCCGCCCTTGCAGGGGGAATACTCGCAGGTTGTTCTAATGCTCCCTCAAGCCAATCTCAACCCTCAACTTCACCCGCAGCAACCTCAGTTAATAATCAGCAGGAGACAGTACAAAATAGCGGCATGAGTGGCATGAACCACAGTATGTCTATGGACTTAGGCCCGGCAGATGCAGACTACGATTTACGATTTATTGATGCAATGATACAACATCATCAAGGTGCGGTGAATATGGCTCAAGAGGTACTTAATAAATCCCAACGCGCTGAGACTAAAAAATTAGCTGGCGACATTATTAAAGCTCAGGAAAAAGAAATCAATCAGATGAAACAATGGCGCACCGATTGGTATCCAAAAGCCAGCAGTACGCCAACAGCTTACGATGCTAAGATGGGTCATAATATGGCAATGACTCCTGAGCAAATGAATAGCATGATGATGAGTATGGACTTAGGTGTTGCTGATGCTCAATTTGACTTACGATTTATTAATGCGATGATTCCTCACCATGAGGGAGCTTTAGTGATGGCTAAAGACGCATTAATCAAGTCCAATCGACCCGAAATCAAGAACTTATCCCAAGATATTTTGACTTCACAACAGAAAGAAATTGAGCAAATGAAACAGTGGCGCACCGCTTGGTAA